The nucleotide window GTTGAAGAAAAACATCGATGATTTGTCCAATAACCAGTCCACATTCAAAGAAGCTCAAGAAGAGTATAGAGAAAAAATCAATCACTTGCAGATTCGTCTTGCTGAACAAGATAGTGATATTAGAAACCAGAAAGAAAATGTCAGACAAGCTGAAGAGGAACTTTCTGAACAGAAACAACAGAAGGATAACCTTGAGCAAGAGCTGAAAGCTTTAGAAGAATCACATGAAAACTCCCAGACGATTGAACAATTAGGGGACCAATTGAAAGAAGCTCGAACTCGTTTGGTAAACGTGAATGATCAATTGGAACAATCTAGAAATGAACGAAGAGAAATCCAACAGGCACGTGAAGACTTAGAACGCGAGTTGAAAGAAAACAACCGTTCATATGATAAAAAGAATAGTGAATTACAACAACTTGAGGTCAAGGCAAATAGACAAGATGTCGAACTTGATAACCGCTTGAACCGTTTGAGTGAAGAATATGAAACAACTTTTGAGAAGGCAAAAGCGGAGTTTGGCGTGCCAGATGATTTACAAGCTACGAAAGAAAAAGTCAAACTTATTAAACGTTCCATTGACGAACTTGGAACAGTAAATTTAGGTTCGATAGAAGAATATGAAAGAATCCAGGAACGCTATGACTTTTTAACAGGTCAACAAAATGATTTACTAGAAGCAAAGGCGACCTTGAACGAAATAATTGATGAAATGGACGGTGAAATGGTTCGTAAGTTCAGCCACACGTTTGAACAAATTCAACAGCAATTTAGCCAAGTGTTCGTTGAATTATTCGGGGGCGGAAGTGCAGAATTGAAACTGACCGATCCCGATAACTTATTAGAAACAGGCGTAGATATCGTAGCTCAACCACCAGGTAAAAAACTTCAACATCTGAGCTTATTGTCTGGTGGGGAACGGGCATTAACTGCTATAGCGTTACTATTTGCGATTTTGAGAGTTCGTCCAGTTCCTTTCTGTGTATTGGATGAAGTCGAAGCTGCTTTAGATGAAGCGAACGTTGTACGTTTCGCCCAATATTTAAAAGAGTTTTCACAGCAGACCCAATTTATTGTCATTACGCATAGAAAAGGTACAATGGAGCTTGCGGATGTATTGTACGGAGTTACCATGCAAGAGTCTGGTGTTTCGAAATTAGTCTCTGTAAAATTGGAAGAGACTGAAGAGATGATTTATTCATAGAGAGGAAGGCAAGTATGAGTTTCTTTAAAAAATTAAAAGATAAAATCAATACTCAAACAGAGCAAGTATCAGATAAATTCAAGGATGGTATGGAAAAGACAAGAAGTTCTTTTACATCTAAGGTCAATGATTTAGTTGCAAAGTACCGTAAAGTGGATGAAGAATTCTTTGAAGAGCTTGAGGAAATACTGATTTCTGCGGATGTAGGAGTAGAGACAGTAATGGAGCTGATTGAAGAGTTAGAAATGGAAGTCAAACGACGTAATATCCAGGATTCAGAGCAAGTGAAGGAAGTCATTTCCGAAAAGCTTGTAGAGATCTATTATGGAGATGACGACGAATCAATCGAAAAACTGCAATTGAACGAAGATGGTTTATCCGTCATTTTGGTTGTAGGCGTTAATGGAGTCGGAAAAACAACCTCTATTGGTAAGTTAGCTAACCAATTAAAGCAAGAAGGAAAATCTGTTCTTCTAGCAGCAGGAGATACATTCCGAGCTGGCGCAATTGATCAATTGCAAGTGTGGGGAGAGCGTGCAGGTGTTGATGTCATCAAACATAGCGAGGGGAGCGATCCAGCCGCAGTAATATATGATGGAATACAAGCTGCCAAATCAAGAGGAGTAGATGTATTATTGTGTGATACAGCTGGACGCCTGCAAAATAAAGTTAACTTGATGAACGAGTTAGCGAAAGTGAAAAAAGTGATTTCTCGTGAAGTTGAAGGTGCTCCTCATGAAACTTTATTAGTATTGGATGGTACGACAGGTCAGAATGCATTGAGCCAAGCCAAAACATTTAAAGAGGCAACAGATGTATCTGGAATCGTGTTGACTAAACTAGATGGAACAGCAAGAGGTGGAATTGTTCTTGCGATAAGAAACGAGATGGGTATCCCCGTCAAATATGTCGGTTTAGGCGAGCAAGTGACTGACCTTCAACCATTTGATGCTCACCAATTTGTCTATGGACTATTTGGGGATATCATCGATCAGCAGAGCTCAAATCAAGAAGATTAATCACAGCATCGATTTGAAGTAGGGAGTGCTTGGATTGCTTGAAAAAACAACTCGAATGAACTACTTGTTCGATTTTTATCAGTCTTTGTTAACAGATAAACAAAGGAATTATATGGAACTCTATTACTTAGAAGATTATTCCTTAGGTGAAATATCTGAAACCTATGATATTAGTCGACAAGCAGTTTATGATAATATTAAACGTACAGAGGC belongs to Halalkalibacillus sediminis and includes:
- the ftsY gene encoding signal recognition particle-docking protein FtsY, with the protein product MSFFKKLKDKINTQTEQVSDKFKDGMEKTRSSFTSKVNDLVAKYRKVDEEFFEELEEILISADVGVETVMELIEELEMEVKRRNIQDSEQVKEVISEKLVEIYYGDDDESIEKLQLNEDGLSVILVVGVNGVGKTTSIGKLANQLKQEGKSVLLAAGDTFRAGAIDQLQVWGERAGVDVIKHSEGSDPAAVIYDGIQAAKSRGVDVLLCDTAGRLQNKVNLMNELAKVKKVISREVEGAPHETLLVLDGTTGQNALSQAKTFKEATDVSGIVLTKLDGTARGGIVLAIRNEMGIPVKYVGLGEQVTDLQPFDAHQFVYGLFGDIIDQQSSNQED
- a CDS encoding putative DNA-binding protein, translating into MLEKTTRMNYLFDFYQSLLTDKQRNYMELYYLEDYSLGEISETYDISRQAVYDNIKRTEAMLEEYEVKLGLYKRFEKRTKLVKQLREAIDQQDQSTINQLINQLENLD